One genomic region from Clostridium saccharobutylicum DSM 13864 encodes:
- a CDS encoding hybrid sensor histidine kinase/response regulator, whose product MGTSNLYTILVVDDNRNNLFTVRSLIEEYIDAQVILADTSTKALHELIKHQVDLIILDVHMEKGMDGFELAKIIKSRKKTEHIPIVFLTAACINEEFKRKGFEIGAVDYLTKPIDDFLMINRINVYLKLIEKERKMNIILQEQAEELKRARNVAEAANRAKDVFLANISHELRTPLNILFGTTQIIKFHLDNDEILDIRELKTKLKTQTQNCYRLIRLVNNLIDITKIDSSNFALNLSNCNIVEIVEAIVTSVVEYAQLKNIKIIFDTDVEEVILACDLDSIERIILNLLSNAIKFTPKDGHVFVNISTNDNLVQIKVKDSGIGIPEDEQNMIFERFKQVDNLLTRTNEGSGIGLNLVKSLVEMHGGTIKVNSEYKKGSEFVIEIPITKINNNESHEKGANNIFSNVISKIDVEFSDIYF is encoded by the coding sequence ATGGGAACAAGTAATTTGTATACAATTTTAGTCGTAGATGATAATCGCAATAATTTATTTACTGTCAGATCACTTATTGAAGAATATATAGATGCTCAGGTTATTCTTGCAGATACTTCGACAAAGGCGTTACATGAACTTATAAAGCATCAAGTGGATTTAATTATTTTAGATGTACACATGGAGAAGGGAATGGATGGATTTGAGCTAGCAAAAATTATAAAAAGCAGAAAAAAAACAGAACATATTCCTATTGTATTTTTGACTGCAGCGTGCATAAACGAAGAGTTTAAAAGAAAAGGTTTTGAAATAGGAGCAGTAGATTATCTTACTAAACCTATTGATGACTTTTTAATGATAAATAGAATAAATGTTTATTTAAAGCTGATTGAAAAAGAAAGAAAGATGAACATAATTTTACAAGAGCAGGCTGAGGAACTAAAAAGGGCAAGGAATGTAGCAGAAGCTGCAAATAGAGCTAAAGATGTATTTCTTGCCAATATATCACATGAACTTAGAACTCCTTTGAATATTTTGTTTGGAACAACTCAAATAATAAAATTTCATCTTGATAATGATGAAATTTTAGATATAAGAGAATTAAAGACTAAATTAAAAACACAAACTCAAAATTGTTATAGGCTTATAAGATTAGTAAACAATCTTATTGACATTACAAAAATTGATTCTAGTAACTTTGCTCTTAACTTATCAAATTGTAACATTGTTGAGATAGTAGAGGCTATTGTAACATCAGTAGTTGAATATGCACAATTAAAAAATATTAAAATAATATTTGATACAGATGTTGAAGAAGTAATACTTGCATGTGACCTAGATTCCATTGAAAGAATTATTTTAAATCTTTTATCTAATGCTATAAAGTTTACTCCTAAGGATGGACATGTTTTTGTAAATATAAGTACTAATGATAACTTAGTTCAAATTAAAGTTAAGGATTCAGGTATAGGGATTCCTGAAGACGAACAGAATATGATATTCGAAAGATTCAAACAAGTGGACAACCTTCTTACAAGAACAAATGAGGGTAGTGGAATTGGACTTAATCTGGTAAAGTCTCTTGTTGAAATGCATGGTGGAACTATAAAAGTTAATAGTGAATATAAAAAAGGGAGCGAATTTGTCATTGAAATTCCCATAACAAAAATTAATAATAATGAATCACATGAAAAGGGTGCCAACAATATTTTTAGCAATGTAATTTCAAAAATTGACGTTGAATTTTCTGATATATATTTCTAG
- a CDS encoding sugar ABC transporter substrate-binding protein, with protein MKRILTMILASIMIMYLFAGCTDRTNHRTDINKKIKIGVCVSNLNDKFMSYLIKEMKDYAQSLNNVEIEYVDAKIDSNTQLSQVENFISEKVDVLAVNPVDSNSTKVISDKANAAGIPIVSFNNNFEDSSDVICSVDSDLKQSGLLEMENLAKKVNYKGNVAIIMGTMGQQGQRLRTQAIREVVSKYPDMKIVAEQTAGWNRAKGMALMEGWIESGKDIDVVACEDDEMAIGALEAIEQSGKLDKITVGGIDATPDGLYYLKNGKLSVTVFPNVSDQSKAVLDNAIKVANGEKVEKDVSFPNELITLENVDQYIAKWQNK; from the coding sequence ATGAAAAGAATTTTAACAATGATACTTGCTAGTATTATGATTATGTATTTGTTTGCTGGATGCACTGATAGAACAAATCATAGGACAGATATTAATAAGAAAATTAAAATTGGTGTTTGTGTTTCTAATCTCAATGATAAATTTATGTCTTATTTGATTAAAGAAATGAAAGATTATGCACAATCTTTAAATAATGTTGAAATAGAATATGTTGATGCTAAAATAGATTCTAATACACAGTTGTCGCAGGTTGAAAATTTCATATCAGAGAAGGTAGATGTTTTAGCTGTTAATCCAGTGGATAGTAATTCGACTAAGGTAATAAGTGACAAAGCTAATGCAGCTGGAATTCCAATAGTTAGTTTTAATAATAACTTTGAAGATTCTAGTGATGTAATATGTTCGGTAGACTCGGATTTAAAACAATCTGGTTTATTAGAGATGGAGAATTTGGCAAAAAAAGTTAATTACAAAGGCAATGTTGCAATTATCATGGGCACTATGGGGCAGCAAGGTCAAAGACTTAGAACACAAGCGATTCGTGAAGTAGTATCAAAGTATCCAGATATGAAAATTGTTGCTGAGCAAACAGCTGGATGGAATAGAGCTAAAGGTATGGCTCTAATGGAAGGCTGGATTGAATCAGGCAAAGATATTGATGTTGTAGCTTGTGAAGACGATGAAATGGCAATAGGTGCATTAGAGGCTATAGAGCAATCTGGAAAACTTGATAAGATAACTGTAGGAGGGATTGATGCTACTCCTGATGGTCTTTATTACTTAAAAAATGGTAAATTATCTGTTACAGTATTTCCTAATGTAAGCGATCAAAGTAAAGCTGTTTTAGATAATGCAATTAAAGTAGCTAATGGAGAAAAAGTAGAGAAAGATGTAAGCTTTCCAAATGAATTAATCACTTTGGAAAATGTGGACCAATATATAGCTAAATGGCAAAATAAATAA
- a CDS encoding galactose ABC transporter substrate-binding protein, whose amino-acid sequence MRNLKKILVSIMIPVMMIILITGSYRNNVYAGPKVCRETPIKIAVFLDNADAMYISLLKQNLESIEKENKDKVKFTFFNAKDNQSIQNESIDKALEDNYDLFIINTISPNLKDVEDTFRRIMEKNIPIILNPDPTKEIIDFVKPYKKFVVIGADFEQSGTMEGKILADEWNSNKQVIDRNHDDILQYVILKGRIGSPLTYLRTKYSVLALNQSGIKTEEIDSNNCEWLEDCAKSSIESLFLRYGNKIEAIISNNDAMAVGAVKALKEYGYNKGDKSMTIPVVGIDGMPQAKEFIQKGYMTGTVIVEPHDLAEVLYTIGINLVCNRNPLENTNYKFDDTGYTVHLNYTEYIK is encoded by the coding sequence ATGAGAAATTTAAAAAAAATATTAGTATCTATTATGATTCCAGTTATGATGATTATCCTAATTACTGGGAGTTATAGAAATAATGTATATGCTGGTCCAAAGGTTTGCAGAGAAACTCCGATTAAGATAGCTGTATTTTTAGATAATGCTGACGCTATGTATATTTCTCTTCTTAAACAAAACCTAGAAAGTATTGAAAAAGAAAATAAGGATAAAGTTAAATTTACTTTCTTTAATGCAAAAGATAATCAAAGTATACAAAATGAAAGCATTGATAAAGCTCTTGAGGATAATTATGATCTTTTTATTATAAATACAATTAGTCCTAATTTAAAGGATGTGGAAGACACTTTTCGTAGAATTATGGAAAAAAACATTCCTATAATTTTAAATCCAGATCCAACTAAAGAGATAATAGACTTTGTTAAACCTTATAAAAAATTTGTTGTTATTGGAGCGGATTTTGAGCAATCAGGTACTATGGAGGGTAAAATTTTAGCAGATGAATGGAATTCTAATAAACAGGTTATAGATAGAAATCATGATGATATATTGCAGTATGTTATTTTAAAAGGTAGAATCGGAAGCCCATTAACTTATTTAAGAACAAAATATTCTGTTTTAGCTCTCAATCAGTCTGGAATAAAAACAGAAGAAATTGATTCAAATAATTGTGAATGGTTAGAAGATTGTGCTAAGAGTTCTATTGAATCTCTATTTCTTAGATACGGAAACAAAATTGAAGCAATAATTTCTAATAATGATGCTATGGCAGTAGGTGCAGTGAAAGCTTTGAAAGAATATGGATACAATAAAGGTGATAAATCAATGACAATTCCAGTTGTAGGTATTGATGGAATGCCACAAGCTAAAGAATTTATACAAAAAGGTTATATGACAGGTACAGTTATTGTAGAGCCTCATGATCTTGCTGAAGTCCTTTATACTATAGGAATTAATTTAGTATGCAATAGAAATCCTCTTGAAAATACAAATTATAAGTTTGATGATACAGGATATACAGTTCATCTAAATTATACTGAATACATAAAATAA